In Zea mays cultivar B73 chromosome 7, Zm-B73-REFERENCE-NAM-5.0, whole genome shotgun sequence, the following proteins share a genomic window:
- the LOC100192953 gene encoding Subtilisin-like protease SBT5.4 precursor yields MRYPARPRNLRALLSIALLLACALQQRPASATKKSYVVYLGGHAHGRAGAALASCRARARSSHRALLGSVLRSEARARDAIFYSYTRYINGFAATLEEDEAAEVSRHPRVVSVFPNRGHPLHTTRSWEFLGMEEEGGRVRPGSIWAKARFGEGVVIGNLDTGVWPEAGSFRDDGMGPAPPGWRGICQDQQASDDAQVRCNRKLIGARFFNKGYLATVGRRQQQQEVNPASTRDTDGHGTHTLSTAAGRLVPGANLFGYGNGTAKGGAPAAHAAAYKVCWRPVNGSECFDADIIAAFDAAIHDGVHVLSVSLGGSPADYFRDGLAIGSFHAARHGVTVVCSAGNSGPGAGTVSNTAPWLLTVGASTMDREFPAYLVLDNNKRIKGQSLSRTRLPANKYYQLISSEEAKGANATVTQAKLCIGGSLDKAKVKGKIVVCVRGKNARVEKGEAVHRAGGAGMVLANDEASGNEVIADAHVLPATHITYADGVTLLAYLKATRLASGYITVPYTALDAKPAPFMAAFSSQGPNTVTPEILKPDITAPGVSILAAFTGEAGPTGLAFDDRRVLFNAESGTSMSCPHVAGIAGLLKAVHPDWSPAAIKSAIMTTARVQDNMRKPMSNSSFLRATPFGYGAGHVQPNRAADPGLVYDANTTDYLSFLCALGYNSSVIATFMAGAGDGHEVHACPARLRPEDLNYPSVAVPHLSPTGGAHTVTRRVRNVGPGGATYDAKVHEPRGVAVDVRPRRLEFAAAGEEKQFTVTFRAREGFFLPGEYVFGRLVWSDGRGRHRVRSPLVARVVNTKKKHISIA; encoded by the exons ATGCGCTATCCAGCTCGTCCGAGAAATCTCCGCGCTCTTCTGTCCATCGCTCTGCTGCTCGCTTGTGCTCTGCAGCAGCGGCCGGCCTCAGCTACCAAAAAG TCGTACGTCGTCTACCTCGGCGGCCACGCGCACGGCCGCGCGGGCGCGGCGCTGGCGTCCTGCAGGGCGCGCGCCAGGAGCTCGCACCGCGCGCTCCTGGGCTCCGTCCTGCGCAGCGAGGCCCGGGCCAGGGACGCCATCTTCTACTCGTACACCCGCTACATCAACGGCTTCGCCGCGACGCTGGAGGAGGACGAGGCGGCGGAGGTCTCGA GGCATCCGCGCGTCGTGTCGGTGTTCCCGAACCGAGGCCACCCGCTGCACACAACGCGATCGTGGGAGTTCCTTGGGATGGAGGAGGAAGGTGGCCGGGTGAGGCCCGGCTCCATCTGGGCCAAGGCGAGGTTCGGCGAGGGCGTCGTCATCGGCAACCTCGACACCG GTGTGTGGCCGGAGGCCGGCAGCTTCAGGGACGACGGCATGGGCCCGGCGCCGCCCGGGTGGCGGGGAATCTGCCAGGACCAGCAGGCCTCTGACGACGCGCAGGTTCGCTGCAACAG GAAGCTGATCGGCGCGCGGTTCTTCAACAAGGGGTACCTGGCGACGGtggggcggcggcagcagcagcaggaggtGAACCCGGCGAGCACGCGGGACACGGACGGGCACGGCACGCACACGCTGTCCACGGCGGCGGGGCGGCTCGTCCCGGGGGCCAACCTCTTCGGCTACGGCAACGGCACGGCCAAGGGCGGGGCCCCAGCGGCGCACGCCGCCGCGTACAAGGTGTGCTGGCGCCCCGTGAACGGCAGCGAGTGCTTCGACGCCGACATCATCGCGGCGTTCGACGCCGCCATCCACGACGGGGTGCACGTGCTCTCCGTGTCCCTGGGCGGCTCGCCCGCCGACTACTTCCGCGACGGCCTCGCCATCGGGTCGTTCCACGCCGCCAGGCACGGCGTCACCGTCGTCTGCTCGGCCGGCAACTCCGGGCCCGGCGCCGGCACCGTGTCCAACACCGCGCCGTGGCTGCTCACCGTGGGCGCGAGCACCATGGACAGGGAGTTCCCCGCGTACCTGGTCCTCGACAACAACAAGCGGATCAAA GGACAAAGTCTCTCGCGGACCCGCCTTCCTGCCAACAAGTACTACCAGCTGATCAGCTCAGAAGAAGCAAAGGGAGCCAATGCAACAGTAACGCAAGC GAAGTTGTGCATCGGGGGGTCACTGGACAAGGCGAAGGTCAAAGGGAAGATAGTCGTGTGCGTCCGTGGGAAGAACGCACGAGTGGAGAAAGGTGAGGCGGTTCACCGGGCTGGCGGAGCTGGCATGGTGCTGGCGAACGATGAGGCTAGCGGGAACGAGGTCATCGCCGACGCACACGTTCTCCCTGCCACGCACATCACCTACGCTGATGGAGTTACGCTTTTGGCCTACCTGAAAGCTACAAG GTTGGCATCCGGCTACATCACCGTCCCGTACACCGCGCTGGACGCGAAGCCTGCGCCGTTCATGGCCGCCTTCTCGTCGCAGGGCCCCAACACCGTCACGCCTGAGATCCTCAAG CCTGATATCACCGCGCCAGGGGTCAGTATCCTGGCGGCGTTCACCGGGGAGGCGGGACCGACCGGGCTCGCCTTCGACGACCGCCGTGTCCTCTTTAACGCCGAGTCCGGCACCTCCATGTCGTGCCCGCACGTCGCCGGCATCGCCGGACTCCTCAAGGCCGTCCATCCTGACTGGAGCCCTGCCGCGATCAAGTCGGCGATCATGACAACCG CCAGGGTGCAGGACAACATGAGGAAGCCGATGAGCAACTCGTCCTTCCTCCGCGCGACGCCGTTCGGCTACGGCGCGGGGCACGTGCAGCCCAACCGCGCCGCCGACCCGGGCCTTGTCTACGACGCCAACACCACGGACTACCTCAGCTTCCTCTGCGCGCTGGGCTACAACTCCTCGGTGATCGCCACGTTCATGGCCGGCGCCGGCGACGGCCACGAGGTCCACGCCTGCCCAGCCCGCCTGAGGCCGGAGGACCTCAACTACCCGTCAGTCGCAGTGCCGCACCTGTCCCCCACCGGCGGCGCGCACACCGTGACGAGGAGGGTGAGGAACGTCGGCCCCGGTGGCGCCACGTACGACGCGAAGGTCCACGAGCCGCGAGGCGTGGCGGTGGACGTGCGGCCAAGGCGGCTCGAGTTCGCCGCGGCGGGGGAGGAGAAGCAGTTCACCGTCACGTTCAGGGCCAGGGAAGGGTTCTTCCTGCCGGGGGAGTACGTGTTTGGCCGGCTGGTGTGGTCGGACGGACGCGGCAGGCACCGCGTGAGGAGCCCCTTGGTGGCGAGGGTCGTGAACACCAAGAAGAAGCACATTTCCATAGCTTGA